A window of the Dyadobacter pollutisoli genome harbors these coding sequences:
- a CDS encoding alpha/beta fold hydrolase encodes MNLHRKTLVLLHGHGIDDTIWDNLDAVLNEYFTIVRPNISLFTFCQSVEDYADELHRFITNANIHKCTLIGHSMGGYIALAFAEKYPGMLEGFALFHSTAYADDEAKKHQRNQMIELLKNHGAETFIKNTAGNLFGERYKELYPERIKEHISYFGKLPADALIAGIVAMRNRPDRTHVLHSMPFPILFIIGMQDKLIPFESLISLSEFPKQSYPFILAEAGHLGMVERPDATARMITWYMGKI; translated from the coding sequence ATGAATCTACACCGGAAAACTTTGGTATTATTACACGGACATGGCATAGATGATACGATTTGGGACAATCTCGACGCAGTACTAAATGAGTATTTTACAATAGTAAGGCCGAACATTTCGCTCTTCACATTCTGCCAGTCCGTAGAAGATTATGCCGATGAACTTCATCGCTTTATCACCAACGCTAATATCCACAAATGCACGCTGATAGGCCACTCCATGGGCGGCTACATTGCACTCGCTTTCGCTGAAAAATATCCGGGAATGCTGGAAGGTTTCGCGCTATTCCATTCCACAGCTTATGCCGACGACGAAGCAAAAAAACATCAGCGAAACCAGATGATCGAGCTGCTGAAAAATCACGGGGCCGAAACATTCATTAAAAATACCGCAGGTAACCTTTTTGGCGAGCGATACAAAGAACTCTATCCAGAGAGGATCAAAGAACATATCAGCTATTTCGGAAAATTACCTGCTGACGCACTCATAGCGGGTATAGTTGCCATGCGTAACCGTCCCGACAGAACGCACGTCCTTCACTCAATGCCCTTCCCAATATTGTTTATCATTGGTATGCAGGACAAGCTAATACCTTTCGAAAGCCTCATCAGCCTTTCCGAATTCCCGAAACAAAGCTATCCATTCATTCTGGCCGAAGCAGGCCATTTGGGCATGGTCGAACGACCGGATGCGACGGCACGGATGATCACCTGGTACATGGGCAAAATTTAA